From a region of the Pseudoxanthomonas sp. X-1 genome:
- the pyrE gene encoding orotate phosphoribosyltransferase, with protein MSNHRARFLQLALHANALRFGEFTLKSGRLSPYFFNAGRFDSGAALAELATCYADAIEEAGVSFDLLFGPAYKGIPLATALGMEFARRGRDLPLAFNRKEAKDHGEGGMLIGAPLDERRVLIVDDVITAGTAIREALGLITAAGGVPAGIVVALDRQEILGEEGQRLSAAQRVAAETGVPVIAVASLHDLLAFAGENAELVGHREQLLAYRARYGSAA; from the coding sequence ATGTCCAACCACCGTGCGCGCTTTCTCCAGCTGGCCCTGCACGCCAACGCGCTGCGCTTCGGCGAGTTCACCCTCAAGTCCGGCCGCCTGAGCCCCTACTTCTTCAACGCCGGACGCTTCGACAGCGGCGCGGCGCTGGCCGAACTGGCCACCTGCTACGCCGATGCGATCGAGGAGGCCGGGGTATCGTTCGACCTGCTGTTCGGCCCGGCCTACAAGGGCATCCCGTTGGCCACCGCGCTGGGCATGGAATTCGCCCGCCGCGGCCGCGACCTGCCGCTGGCCTTCAACCGCAAGGAAGCCAAGGACCACGGCGAGGGCGGCATGCTGATCGGCGCGCCGCTGGACGAGCGCCGGGTGCTGATCGTGGACGACGTGATCACCGCCGGCACCGCCATCCGCGAGGCACTGGGCCTGATCACCGCCGCCGGCGGCGTGCCGGCCGGGATCGTGGTGGCGCTGGACCGCCAGGAGATCCTCGGCGAGGAAGGCCAGCGCCTCTCGGCCGCCCAGCGCGTGGCCGCCGAGACCGGGGTGCCGGTGATCGCGGTGGCCAGCCTGCACGACCTGCTTGCATTCGCCGGGGAAAATGCGGAACTTGTGGGCCACCGCGAGCAGCTGCTGGCCTACCGGGCCCGTTACGGCAGCGCCGCGTAA
- the argS gene encoding arginine--tRNA ligase, which produces MKSDLRARIAQGIDALRQAGTLPAETATPDFTVERPKTREHGDFATNAAMLLAKPARSNPRALAQALVDALSPSADIARIEIAGPGFINFHLTNAAYQRQAVAALTQGAQYGRNTSGAGRTVGVEYVSANPTGPLHVGHGRAAVIGDCLARVLAANGWNTRREFYYNDAGVQIENLAKSTYARLHGLKPGDADWPEAAYNGDYIADVAAAYLRGDAIEIEGHTITGAKDIEDLDAIRRFAVAYLRREQNADLAAFGVGFDVYFLESALYRDGKVEETVETLIRSGHTYEEGGALWLKSTDYGDDKDRVMRKSDGTYTYFVPDVAYHLSKWQRGYERAITELGADHHGSLARVRAGLQALDLGIPKGWPEYVLHQMVTVMRGGEEVKLSKRAGSYLTLRDLIEEAGADATRWFLIARKPDSQLTFDIDLAREQSKDNPVFYVQYAHARVCSLLRRVEEKGYAAYDQDAGIAALPSLEDAASIALMVELSRYPEVVEAAGVSLEPHAIAQYLRELAYAFQAWYDGEPILIDDADARNARLALALAVRQALANGLDLLGVSAPERM; this is translated from the coding sequence GTGAAATCCGACCTCCGTGCCCGCATCGCCCAGGGCATCGACGCCCTGCGCCAGGCCGGCACCCTGCCCGCCGAGACCGCCACCCCGGACTTCACCGTCGAGCGTCCCAAGACCCGCGAGCACGGCGATTTCGCCACCAATGCCGCGATGCTGCTGGCCAAGCCGGCGCGCAGCAATCCGCGCGCCCTGGCCCAGGCGCTGGTCGATGCGCTGTCGCCCAGCGCCGACATCGCCCGGATCGAGATCGCCGGCCCGGGCTTCATCAACTTCCACCTGACCAACGCCGCCTACCAGCGCCAGGCCGTGGCCGCCCTGACCCAGGGCGCGCAGTACGGCCGCAACACCTCCGGCGCCGGTCGCACGGTCGGCGTGGAATACGTCTCGGCCAATCCGACCGGCCCGCTGCACGTGGGCCACGGCCGCGCCGCGGTGATCGGCGACTGTCTGGCGCGCGTGCTGGCGGCCAACGGCTGGAACACCAGGCGCGAGTTCTACTACAACGACGCCGGCGTACAAATCGAGAACCTGGCCAAGTCCACCTACGCGCGCCTGCACGGCCTCAAGCCGGGCGACGCCGACTGGCCGGAAGCGGCCTACAACGGCGACTACATCGCCGACGTCGCCGCCGCCTATCTGCGCGGCGATGCCATCGAGATCGAAGGCCACACCATCACCGGCGCCAAGGACATCGAGGACCTCGATGCCATCCGCCGCTTCGCCGTGGCCTATCTGCGCCGCGAGCAGAACGCCGACCTGGCCGCCTTCGGCGTCGGCTTCGACGTGTACTTCCTGGAGAGCGCGCTCTACCGCGACGGCAAGGTCGAGGAGACCGTCGAGACACTGATCAGGTCCGGCCACACCTACGAGGAGGGCGGCGCGCTGTGGTTGAAGTCGACCGACTACGGCGACGACAAGGACCGCGTGATGCGCAAGTCCGATGGCACCTACACCTACTTCGTGCCGGACGTGGCCTATCACCTGTCCAAGTGGCAGCGCGGCTACGAGCGCGCGATCACCGAGCTGGGCGCCGACCACCACGGCTCGCTGGCGCGCGTGCGCGCCGGCCTGCAGGCGCTGGACTTGGGCATCCCCAAGGGCTGGCCCGAATACGTGCTGCACCAGATGGTCACGGTGATGCGCGGCGGGGAGGAAGTGAAACTGTCCAAGCGCGCCGGCAGCTACCTGACCCTGCGCGACCTGATCGAGGAAGCCGGCGCCGACGCCACGCGCTGGTTCCTGATCGCGCGCAAGCCCGATTCGCAGCTGACCTTCGACATCGACCTGGCGCGCGAGCAGAGCAAGGACAACCCGGTCTTCTACGTGCAGTACGCCCACGCGCGCGTGTGCAGCCTGCTGCGCCGCGTCGAGGAGAAAGGCTACGCGGCCTACGATCAGGACGCGGGCATCGCCGCGCTGCCCTCGCTGGAGGACGCGGCCTCGATCGCGCTGATGGTGGAGCTGTCGCGTTATCCGGAGGTGGTCGAGGCGGCCGGCGTTTCACTCGAGCCGCACGCCATCGCGCAATACCTGCGCGAACTGGCCTATGCTTTCCAGGCCTGGTACGACGGCGAACCGATCCTCATCGACGACGCCGATGCGCGCAACGCGCGCCTGGCGCTGGCCCTGGCGGTGCGCCAGGCCCTGGCCAACGGCCTGGACCTGCTGGGCGTGTCCGCGCCCGAGCGCATGTAA
- a CDS encoding SPOR domain-containing protein gives MAARRGKSQAKRTSGNGTPGWVWLIAGLVLGAAAFFIVPDLMKKDGETFLRPKPNPDARPAPVSEDDSATPPAATDTGAAPAATAETAKKPPERPTQYDFYTLLPGREVQMSDAELAASARAEADRKAKLAAQQAREDAAKNAGQPQPVAETTTAAAQQPTPLDEITKVPSATPTQTSVAQAAASNAVASAAGDVAYILQAGSFSASGDAEAVKAKIAMLGLSARVESGDSAGKTVYRVRMGPYATASELAEAKQKLASGGLPAMPIKAR, from the coding sequence ATGGCGGCACGACGCGGTAAATCCCAGGCCAAGCGCACCTCCGGCAACGGCACGCCCGGCTGGGTCTGGCTGATCGCCGGGCTGGTCCTCGGCGCGGCGGCGTTCTTCATCGTGCCGGACCTGATGAAGAAGGATGGCGAGACCTTCCTGCGGCCCAAGCCCAACCCCGACGCGCGGCCCGCACCGGTGAGCGAGGACGACAGCGCCACGCCGCCGGCCGCCACCGACACCGGTGCCGCGCCCGCGGCCACCGCCGAGACGGCCAAGAAGCCGCCCGAGCGTCCGACCCAGTACGACTTCTACACCCTGCTGCCGGGCCGCGAAGTGCAGATGTCCGACGCCGAACTGGCCGCCAGCGCGCGTGCCGAGGCCGACCGCAAGGCAAAGCTGGCCGCGCAGCAGGCCCGCGAGGACGCGGCCAAGAATGCCGGCCAGCCGCAGCCCGTCGCCGAGACCACGACCGCCGCGGCGCAGCAGCCCACGCCGCTGGACGAGATCACCAAGGTGCCCTCGGCCACGCCGACCCAGACCAGCGTCGCCCAGGCCGCCGCGTCCAACGCGGTGGCCAGCGCCGCCGGCGATGTCGCCTACATCCTGCAGGCCGGCAGCTTCAGCGCCTCCGGCGATGCCGAGGCGGTCAAGGCCAAGATCGCGATGCTGGGCCTGAGCGCGCGGGTGGAATCGGGCGACTCGGCCGGCAAGACCGTCTATCGCGTGCGCATGGGGCCCTACGCCACCGCCAGCGAACTGGCCGAGGCCAAGCAGAAGCTGGCCAGCGGCGGCCTGCCGGCGATGCCGATCAAGGCCCGGTGA
- the radC gene encoding DNA repair protein RadC, with translation MHIRDWPAEERPREKLMARGAGTLSDAELLAIFLGSGLAGRDAVRTARDLLASHGPLRGLLDHPPKALATLPGLGPARACQLAAALELGQRHLAAGLARGEALTNPNAAGRYFALKLRARTREVFAALFLDTRHRALAFEELFAGSLNASEVHPREVIRRALALNAAAVIVAHNHPSGNPEPSAADRAVTERLKEALALVDVRLLDHFVIGEGAPVSLAARGWV, from the coding sequence ATGCACATCCGCGACTGGCCCGCCGAGGAACGTCCCCGCGAAAAGCTGATGGCGCGCGGCGCCGGCACGCTCTCCGACGCCGAACTTCTGGCGATCTTCCTCGGCTCGGGCCTGGCCGGACGCGACGCGGTCCGGACCGCGCGCGACCTGCTCGCCAGCCACGGCCCGCTGCGCGGCCTGCTCGACCACCCGCCCAAGGCGCTGGCCACCCTGCCCGGCCTGGGGCCGGCACGCGCCTGCCAGCTGGCCGCCGCGCTGGAGCTGGGCCAGCGCCACCTGGCCGCCGGCCTGGCGCGTGGGGAGGCGCTGACCAACCCGAACGCCGCCGGACGCTACTTCGCGCTGAAGCTGCGGGCCCGTACGCGGGAAGTGTTCGCGGCGCTCTTCCTGGATACGCGGCACCGGGCACTGGCCTTCGAGGAGCTGTTCGCCGGCAGCCTGAACGCCTCCGAGGTCCACCCGCGCGAGGTGATCAGGCGCGCACTGGCGCTCAACGCCGCGGCGGTGATCGTGGCCCACAACCACCCGTCCGGAAACCCGGAGCCGTCCGCCGCCGACCGCGCGGTCACCGAGCGGCTCAAGGAGGCCCTGGCGCTGGTGGACGTCCGTCTGCTGGACCACTTCGTGATCGGCGAAGGCGCGCCGGTCTCGCTGGCCGCACGCGGATGGGTATGA
- the coaBC gene encoding bifunctional phosphopantothenoylcysteine decarboxylase/phosphopantothenate--cysteine ligase CoaBC produces MAQALEGQRILLCVGGGIAAYKSLELVRRLRDAGAQVQVAMTAGAQQFVTPLSFQALSGQPTRTSLWDSAAEASMGHIELARWADRVLIAPATADLLAHLAHGLADDLVTTLALATTAPITVCPAMNHIMWKHAATQANLATLRARGVQVVGPEDGPLAEGESGPGRLTEPDAIVAALARAAQPAIPLDGPLAGLHVVVSAGPTYEDLDPVRYLGNRSSGKMGFAVAQAAARRGAKVTLIAGPVNLGTPPGVTRVDVRSAAQMRAAVFGAFPADVYIGAAAVADYTPRAPAPNKIKKSSESLALDLVRTPDILAEVAASVQPLKLVVGFAAETENVAEYARGKLIAKRLDMVVANRVGIPDGGFESDSNAMTAFWKDGQREFPSAAKTALAEALVDLIGERLRA; encoded by the coding sequence GTGGCCCAGGCCCTGGAAGGACAACGCATCCTGCTGTGCGTTGGCGGCGGCATTGCCGCCTATAAATCATTGGAACTGGTGCGCCGGCTGCGCGATGCCGGCGCACAGGTGCAGGTGGCGATGACCGCCGGCGCCCAGCAGTTCGTCACCCCGCTGAGCTTCCAGGCCCTGTCCGGGCAGCCCACGCGCACCAGCCTGTGGGACAGCGCCGCCGAGGCCTCGATGGGCCATATCGAACTGGCGCGCTGGGCCGACCGGGTGCTGATCGCCCCGGCCACCGCCGACCTGCTGGCCCACCTGGCCCACGGCCTAGCCGACGACCTGGTGACCACCCTGGCGCTGGCGACCACCGCGCCCATCACCGTGTGCCCGGCGATGAACCACATCATGTGGAAGCACGCCGCCACCCAGGCCAACCTGGCCACCCTGCGTGCGCGTGGGGTGCAGGTGGTCGGGCCCGAGGACGGCCCGCTGGCCGAGGGCGAGTCCGGCCCCGGCCGCCTGACCGAACCCGACGCGATCGTCGCGGCGCTCGCCCGCGCGGCGCAGCCGGCCATCCCGCTCGACGGCCCGCTGGCCGGGCTGCACGTGGTCGTCAGCGCCGGTCCCACCTATGAGGACCTGGATCCGGTGCGCTATCTGGGCAACCGCAGCAGCGGCAAGATGGGCTTCGCCGTGGCCCAGGCCGCCGCCAGGCGCGGGGCCAAGGTCACCCTGATCGCCGGCCCGGTGAACCTGGGCACGCCGCCCGGCGTCACCCGCGTGGACGTGCGCTCGGCCGCGCAGATGCGCGCGGCGGTGTTCGGCGCATTCCCGGCCGATGTCTACATCGGCGCCGCCGCGGTCGCCGACTACACCCCGCGTGCGCCGGCGCCCAACAAGATCAAGAAGTCCAGCGAATCGCTGGCCCTGGACCTGGTGCGCACGCCGGACATCCTGGCCGAGGTCGCCGCTTCGGTGCAGCCGCTCAAGCTGGTGGTCGGTTTCGCCGCCGAGACCGAGAACGTGGCCGAATATGCGCGCGGCAAGCTCATCGCCAAGCGCCTGGACATGGTCGTGGCCAACCGGGTCGGGATCCCCGACGGGGGCTTCGAGAGCGACAGCAACGCGATGACCGCGTTCTGGAAGGACGGCCAGCGCGAGTTCCCCTCTGCGGCTAAGACCGCGCTGGCCGAGGCGCTGGTGGACCTGATCGGGGAGCGCCTGCGCGCATGA
- the dut gene encoding dUTP diphosphatase: protein MSLPMEVKLLDPRFGETWPLPAYATPASAGLDLRAALETPLTLGPGETVLVPSGIAIHLADPNLCAVVLPRSGLGHRHGIVLGNGTGLIDADYQGPLLISLWNRSSEAFAIQPGDRVAQLVVLPIARVALKIVDTFVESARGEGGFGHTGVR, encoded by the coding sequence ATGAGCCTGCCGATGGAAGTCAAACTGCTGGACCCGCGCTTCGGCGAGACCTGGCCGCTGCCGGCCTACGCCACCCCGGCCAGCGCCGGGCTGGATCTGCGCGCGGCGCTGGAGACCCCCCTCACCCTGGGGCCGGGCGAGACGGTGCTGGTGCCCAGCGGCATCGCCATCCACCTGGCCGATCCCAACCTGTGCGCCGTGGTGCTGCCGCGCTCGGGCCTGGGCCATCGCCACGGCATCGTGCTCGGCAACGGCACCGGCCTGATCGATGCCGACTACCAGGGCCCGCTGCTGATCAGCCTGTGGAACCGCAGCAGCGAGGCCTTCGCGATCCAGCCCGGCGACCGGGTCGCCCAACTGGTGGTGTTGCCCATCGCGCGCGTAGCGTTGAAGATCGTGGATACTTTCGTGGAAAGCGCGCGTGGAGAAGGGGGCTTCGGCCACACGGGCGTCCGCTGA
- a CDS encoding dienelactone hydrolase encodes MTTIRSLATLLALLCGAISCCHATTSAEPSGFRFQQSRGPYSVGLKVVDQFDRKRVMPVLDADKPARDSRGRPLQTLVWYPAKDATRAAMTVGDYVALAATQFHFDMPDMKNRWAASHLSESADVRLWAVRNATLATGRFPVVIYSPSQSSVAWENADLCEYLASHGYVVIASPSMGATTFDSEDNLADVNAQASDITFLLDYAGTLPDTDMSELAVVGWSWGGLANLLAAARDPRIDALTALDGSMRYYPGLIKAAGDVHPEQMRIPLLFFTEGEITLEELPDFYAQNPYATGPSALNAWGGSRMIVRMFGMPHPGFSSMFQRRQTAQKFAENQKADYDRDDVNTSYAWMARYTLQFLDAFLKQDAAAKAFLENTPAGNGVPRHFMSVDFRATPSNTSP; translated from the coding sequence ATGACGACGATCCGGTCGCTGGCCACGTTGCTGGCGCTGTTATGCGGCGCCATCAGCTGCTGCCATGCGACAACGTCGGCGGAGCCTTCCGGTTTCCGGTTCCAGCAATCGCGTGGGCCTTACTCCGTCGGCCTGAAAGTCGTCGATCAATTCGATCGGAAGCGCGTCATGCCTGTCCTGGACGCGGATAAGCCGGCGCGGGATTCCCGCGGCCGCCCCTTGCAGACCCTGGTCTGGTATCCGGCCAAGGACGCGACCCGGGCCGCCATGACCGTCGGTGATTACGTCGCGTTGGCTGCCACGCAGTTCCACTTCGACATGCCGGATATGAAGAACCGCTGGGCGGCCTCGCATCTGTCCGAATCGGCCGACGTGCGGCTCTGGGCAGTCCGCAACGCCACGCTGGCCACCGGTCGATTCCCCGTCGTGATCTATTCCCCAAGCCAGTCATCGGTGGCCTGGGAAAATGCAGACCTGTGCGAATACCTGGCCAGCCACGGCTACGTGGTCATCGCCAGCCCCAGCATGGGTGCGACAACGTTCGATTCGGAAGACAACCTCGCCGATGTCAATGCGCAGGCAAGCGACATCACGTTCCTGCTTGACTATGCCGGGACGCTGCCGGATACGGACATGTCCGAACTGGCCGTGGTTGGCTGGAGCTGGGGCGGCCTGGCCAACCTGCTGGCCGCCGCCCGCGATCCTCGCATCGACGCGCTGACTGCCCTCGACGGCAGCATGCGCTACTACCCAGGGTTGATAAAAGCCGCGGGGGACGTACATCCGGAACAGATGCGGATCCCGCTCCTTTTTTTCACCGAGGGCGAGATCACACTGGAAGAGCTACCGGACTTCTATGCTCAAAATCCGTACGCCACCGGCCCCAGTGCGCTCAATGCCTGGGGCGGCAGCCGGATGATCGTGCGCATGTTCGGCATGCCGCACCCCGGATTCAGTTCGATGTTCCAGCGTCGCCAGACTGCGCAGAAGTTCGCCGAAAACCAAAAAGCCGATTACGATCGGGACGATGTCAACACCAGCTACGCCTGGATGGCGCGCTACACGCTGCAGTTCCTGGACGCGTTCCTCAAGCAGGACGCCGCGGCCAAGGCATTTCTCGAGAACACGCCTGCTGGCAACGGCGTACCTCGACACTTCATGTCCGTGGATTTTCGCGCGACTCCCAGCAACACCTCGCCATGA
- a CDS encoding phosphomannomutase/phosphoglucomutase, producing MAGFKRGTVKTGGGKHVLLLSGLLVLLAAWFGWNAWVLYQEGARRDALLQARDAAVQGLQQNLQTQTARLDQRVATPAFQAAVSADDTAAVGAAIKAGWPEVEAVDLLPADLQAAYADAETFGYSKLALLEAAQQAKGAIVGAVRDGKDTGLALAVPVQSRLLYVRLPVALLTGPVDGAQVAGAYLGLRQGGFTLREVGDAGLSGVADALSRPVGETGLRVVAAVPDGSEEPLGLGTLPCAIVAALLLVLAALVAALSTGKVKLKVPELRRGKDEEAAEDGLTLSEAVQSQRAAAAARAADEADPEATDTDTPVEATDPAAAPAARLVRGVAVDPGIFRAYDIRGVVGKTLSVPVAELIGQAIGSVMAEQGLTEVVVARDGRLSGPELSTGLIEGLRKAGRDVIDIGMVPTPVAYFAAFQLRTGTCVAVTGSHNPPDYNGFKIVVGGETLSGATITDLYTRVSEGRLHSAERGGLTQREIAEDYVQRIAGDVQLARPLKVVVDAGNGVAGEIAPVLLEAIGAEVVPLYCDIDGTFPNHHPDPSEPDNLLDLASTVKRFEADLGLAFDGDGDRLGVVTRDGHVIFPDRLLMLFAADVLERNPGAMVIYDVKCTGKLQGWTLRNGGTPMMWQTGHSLIKAKMRETGAELAGEMSGHFFFQERWYGFDDGLYAAARLLEILAARDDQTPSEILDALPDGVSTPEIKVEVPAGNAHAIVQAFVAAARFDGARLSTIDGLRADWDDGWGLVRASNTTPVLVLRFEADDATALERIRSAFRSQLQAVAPELKPRF from the coding sequence ATGGCTGGATTCAAACGAGGGACCGTGAAGACGGGCGGCGGCAAACACGTGTTGCTGCTGTCCGGCCTGCTGGTGCTGCTGGCCGCATGGTTCGGCTGGAACGCCTGGGTGCTCTACCAGGAAGGTGCGCGCCGCGACGCGCTGCTGCAGGCGCGCGATGCCGCCGTGCAGGGCCTGCAGCAGAACCTGCAGACGCAGACCGCGCGGCTGGACCAGCGCGTGGCCACGCCCGCCTTCCAGGCGGCGGTGAGCGCCGATGACACCGCCGCGGTCGGCGCGGCGATCAAGGCCGGCTGGCCGGAAGTGGAGGCCGTCGACCTGCTGCCGGCCGACCTCCAGGCCGCCTACGCCGATGCCGAGACCTTCGGCTACAGCAAGCTGGCGCTGCTGGAAGCCGCGCAGCAGGCCAAGGGCGCGATCGTCGGCGCGGTGCGCGACGGCAAGGACACCGGCCTGGCGCTGGCCGTGCCGGTGCAGTCGCGCCTGCTCTACGTGCGCCTGCCGGTGGCGCTGCTGACCGGCCCGGTCGATGGCGCCCAGGTCGCCGGCGCCTACCTGGGCCTGCGCCAGGGCGGCTTCACGCTGCGCGAGGTCGGTGACGCAGGGCTGTCCGGCGTCGCCGACGCGCTCTCGCGCCCGGTCGGAGAGACCGGCCTGCGCGTGGTGGCCGCCGTCCCCGACGGGAGCGAGGAGCCGCTGGGCCTGGGCACGCTGCCCTGCGCCATCGTGGCCGCGCTGCTGCTGGTGCTGGCGGCGCTGGTGGCCGCGTTGTCCACCGGCAAGGTCAAGCTCAAGGTGCCCGAGCTGCGCCGCGGCAAGGACGAGGAGGCTGCCGAAGACGGCCTGACCCTGAGCGAGGCCGTGCAGTCCCAGCGCGCCGCCGCGGCGGCCAGGGCGGCGGACGAGGCCGATCCCGAGGCGACCGACACCGACACGCCGGTCGAGGCCACCGACCCGGCCGCCGCGCCCGCCGCCAGACTGGTGCGCGGCGTGGCCGTGGACCCGGGCATCTTCCGGGCGTACGACATCCGCGGCGTGGTCGGCAAGACGTTGAGCGTGCCGGTGGCCGAGCTGATCGGCCAGGCGATCGGCTCGGTGATGGCCGAGCAGGGCCTGACCGAAGTGGTCGTCGCGCGCGACGGCCGCCTGTCCGGCCCGGAGCTGTCCACCGGCCTGATCGAGGGCCTGCGCAAGGCCGGCCGCGACGTCATCGACATCGGCATGGTGCCCACGCCCGTGGCGTACTTCGCCGCCTTCCAGCTGCGCACCGGCACCTGCGTGGCGGTCACCGGCAGCCACAATCCACCGGACTACAACGGCTTCAAGATCGTGGTCGGGGGCGAGACGCTGTCCGGCGCCACCATCACCGACCTCTACACCCGCGTCAGCGAAGGGCGCCTGCACAGCGCCGAACGCGGCGGCCTGACCCAGCGCGAGATCGCCGAGGACTACGTCCAGCGCATCGCCGGCGACGTGCAGCTGGCGCGTCCGCTCAAGGTCGTGGTCGATGCCGGCAACGGCGTGGCCGGCGAGATCGCCCCGGTGCTGCTGGAGGCCATCGGCGCCGAGGTCGTGCCGCTGTACTGCGACATCGACGGCACCTTCCCCAACCATCACCCCGATCCCAGCGAGCCGGACAACCTGCTCGACCTGGCTTCGACGGTGAAGCGCTTCGAGGCCGACCTGGGCCTGGCCTTCGACGGCGACGGCGACCGGCTGGGCGTGGTCACCCGGGATGGCCACGTCATCTTTCCTGACCGCCTGTTGATGCTGTTCGCCGCCGACGTGCTCGAACGCAACCCCGGCGCCATGGTGATCTACGACGTCAAGTGCACCGGCAAGCTGCAGGGCTGGACGCTGCGCAACGGCGGCACGCCGATGATGTGGCAGACCGGGCATTCGCTGATCAAGGCCAAGATGCGCGAGACCGGCGCGGAACTGGCCGGCGAGATGAGCGGGCACTTCTTCTTCCAGGAGCGCTGGTACGGCTTCGACGACGGCCTGTATGCCGCCGCGCGCCTGCTGGAGATCCTGGCCGCGCGCGACGACCAGACGCCCAGCGAGATCCTCGACGCGCTGCCCGACGGCGTGTCCACGCCGGAGATCAAGGTCGAGGTACCGGCCGGCAACGCGCACGCCATCGTGCAGGCGTTCGTGGCGGCGGCGCGGTTCGATGGCGCGCGCCTGTCCACCATCGACGGCCTGCGCGCCGACTGGGACGACGGCTGGGGGCTGGTGCGTGCCTCCAACACCACCCCGGTGCTGGTGCTGCGCTTCGAGGCCGACGACGCGACCGCGCTGGAGCGCATCCGCAGCGCGTTCCGCAGCCAGCTGCAGGCGGTGGCGCCGGAGCTCAAGCCCCGCTTCTGA